Proteins found in one Tamandua tetradactyla isolate mTamTet1 chromosome 1, mTamTet1.pri, whole genome shotgun sequence genomic segment:
- the TMEM176A gene encoding transmembrane protein 176A yields MATDTGTVDGGEAAPAAPEPTRIDVHIHQESALAKLLLSGCSRLSQRACPRDARNQTAGRRLLAASWVVQIMLGLLSGVLGGLLYISVYNRMLASGAAIWTGAVAVLAGVVAFVHEKRGGMCWGFLRILLVLAAFSTAVAAITFGGDWFNPFYRGDYVCGNSSGGWPTPPPSTKSPEEARRLTLCLSYMNMLQNLHRGLQAMLLSVWIVLLMASLTPLGLYCWRIFLPKKEKDRNELLEVDSSPASF; encoded by the exons ATGGCCACTGACACGGGGACAGTGGACGGCGGTGAGGCGGCCCCCGCGGCCCCCGAGCCCACCCGCATCGATGTGCACATCCACCAAGAGTCCGCTCTGGCCAAGCTCCTGCTGAGCGGGTGCTCCCGGCTGTCGCAGCGCGCCTGCCCCCGCGACGCCCGCAACCAGACGGCAGGTCGTCGGCTGCTGGCAGCATCCTGG GTGGTGCAAATAATGCTGGGACTCCTTAGCGGGGTCCTAGGAGGGCTCCTATACATCAGCGTCTACAACCGTATGCTTGCCTCAGGAGCTGCCATCTGGACAGGCGCTGTG GCTGTACTAGCTGGAGTTGTGGCCTTTGTTCATGAAAAACGGGGTGGCATGTGCTGG GGATTTCTGAGGATCCTACTTGTCCTGGCAGCTTTCTCCACGGCTGTTGCTGCCATTACATTTGGGGGTGATTGGTTTAACCCTTTCTATCGTGGAGACTATGTCTGTGGTAACTCCTCAGGGGGCTGGCCAACCCCACCCCCTAGCACTAAGAgtccagaagaagccagaaggctAACGCTGTGTCTCTCCTACATGAACATGCTGCAG AACCTACACAGAGGCCTTCAGGCCATGCTTTTGAGTGTCTGGATTGTGCTACTTATGGCATCTCTGACCCCTCTGGGTCTGTATTGCTGGAGAATTTTCCTACCTAAGAAG GAAAAAGATAGGAACGAACTGTTGGAAGTAGACTCAAGCCCTGCTTCTTTCTGA